The Bubalus kerabau isolate K-KA32 ecotype Philippines breed swamp buffalo chromosome 10, PCC_UOA_SB_1v2, whole genome shotgun sequence sequence tctctAAGGAGCTTAACCCTGGGCCTTCCTGGGCTTTGGCTTGGGAGGTTGGCCCCAGGGGAGAGGAGGCTCACCAGCCTTCTTCCTGCCAAGAGTCCTCAGTGTGTGGCAGAGATGGTTCCTGGCAGATAGCTGCTTTGACCTTATTAGGGGACAAGTCAATGAAGTAGGAGGGAAAAGAAATGTGGGgcccttagttttcttttttttaaatttggtatCTATAGCTTTTGTCAGAAGAACCCAGAAAAGTCAGGGTGTATCTGTTGAGGGCGTGGTTGGCCAAACTCCCTAATGCCATCTCCCCTGATGTAATTCTCTGGTTTGCTTTTTTCCAAGCTCGGCATTTACCAGAAGGCATTTGAACATCTTGGAAACACACTGACTTACGACCCTACCAACTACAAGGTATTGCTGGCTGTCAAACCCCAGCACCTTCACACACAGGTGGTCCCACTGCTCCTAGAGGTGATCTGGCCCTAGAATGCGTTTCAAATGTCCAAGAAAGCACTTATTGTCAGTGCCCTGCTGCTTATCTTCTTAAAGAGCACGTCCGTCATAATGGGCCTGGAACTTACACAGACCGCACAGCTGCGGTGGTGGCCAAGTTGTATGTGTTACTTAGGAAAGTAGCAGAGCCTCCACATGCTGAAATGACCTGCAGATTCCTCATGAGCCTGAGACTACAACTCTTGTCCAGTTATGACTTTGGGGATGAGATGATCATCGTGTGGATGAGTCATTGAGGGAGCTGCAGCAAAACAGGCTTGTTGTTAAGGGTTACAGACTCAGTCCTTTCTTGGAAGTCATATAAGCCTGACTGAGAGACATGGAAAGCTGGACTGAGGAAGTCTAAAGCTGACTCACCATCTGCCCTGTGGCAGAAGGAGCTGCATTTTTAGAGGCCACCGACAGGTGCACTTGAGTCGTCTAGAGCACTTGGTGTCTACCAGGCAGGGGCTGCAGGGTTAAAGGTGGTTTTTACTTAAAGGGCCCTGATACTTTAAGGTAGTGACTTCCTGGCTACAAGTAGGAAACAAAAGAGCTAGGTAGTCAGACACTTTTCTTTATTACGGCAAAGAGCCATAGTGTGGGGCGTGAGAGTGTTCCTCTTGAGCGTTTGTTCCAGCAGCTGTGGATGGATAGGTCCCTGGAAGATGCTTTTCAGTCCCACCAGTGTTGATGGGCCTACTGAGTATCTAGATTCAGGAAGGCTACTTCACTCCGACAGCCTTTTGGTAATGACTAAATTACAAACTTTCCATGTTTTCAGGCCATCTTGGCAGCAGGCAGCATGATGCAGACCCACGGGGACTTTGATGTTGCCCTCACCAAATACAAAGTTGTAGCGTGTGCTGTTATAGAAAGCCCTCCACTCTGGAATAACATCGGAATGTGCTTCTTTGGCAAGAAGAAATATGTGGCAGTGAGTGtctcctcttttgccttcatAGTTACTGGGTCTGCTGAGCTTGCCCCAGCCCTCACCGagtgccccctccctcctccaggccaTCAGCTGCCTGAAACGAGCCAACTACCTGGCGCCTTTAGACTGGAAGATTCTCTATAATCTGGGCCTTGTCCACTTGACTATGCAGCAGTACGCGTCCGCTTTCCATTTCCTCAGCGCAGCCATCCACTTCCAGCCCAAGATGGGGGAGCTCTACATGCTCTTGGCTGGTAAGAGGCATTTATGTGGAGCAGCCCTCTGCAGTGAGGGAAAACGGAATTAGAATCATGGCAGGCCAGTAGTTAAATATCCCACAGAAGCCATTCCCTTGCAGATCCCATAGGTATCTGGATGACCTGTCCTAGAGTCTGAAGAAATACGAAACAGAAAGAGGACGAAGCACCTGGTTGCTTCTCACTTGGGGGAACTTCACTCAGAGGCCAGCAGGTTAGATAAGGTTCATATGTAGTTCATCTTTTAACAGTGGTGTTCCCTTGGCTTGACAGTTCATATATTGAGTGCAACCATGTTCTTAGTTATCGTTAAGTGTTAAGACCGTAGGCTTTAGGTATCATCAGGTCCTGATGATATTAAGATCCTGGCTCTAGTACTTACTCTTAGCTGTATCTCATAGGGTTGATGAGAGGATTACATGATGAGATAATCAGTGAATGTTAACTTGGTTTTGCTGTCATTATATGTCTTTTATTGTTGTTAGTGTAATATAAAAGTACTATTCTTTCTGGGGCATATTTCTCCTTATACTAAATTCACTACATGTTTAATCTAAGAGCAGTTTCCATGTTCTCACTGACAGtcttcaggtgtttttttttgtttttttgtcattACTGTGGGGTTCTATATAAGTAAATCGAGTGGTGGTTATTTGGGGGCTGTCTGAATACAAAGATAGCCCAGTCATAAAGGGATACAGGATTGTAAGCAAATTACTATACTGTAGGGCATAAGCAGCAATTCTGTAACACAGTAGAGATGGTCTTCACACAGAGTTTTGAAAGATAAACTGCAATTCAGTGGCACAGAATGGCTGGGAAGCCCCTGAGGAAAggcattgcagccatgaaagtgcAGGCTGCACCCGACAGGTAGTGGCAGTGGCGTGGTGGAGCGAGCATAGTGGGAGGTAAGTCAGGAGAGGTGGTCTGGGTCAGTATGGAGGGCTGTGAGCGCAGCACAGGGACTGTGCTCGATCTGAGAGGTTCTGTTTCCCAACTGTATTCCTGGATCTCCTCTAGTGTCTGGAGAAAGTAGATGAATGGTTGTGGGGGAAGTGGAGTGGGCTTCCAGGGCAGCTCTATTATTGTCTGGTTTATAGATCAAGCTTCCAGAAAATACTGATTAAAAAAGGGAGAGTATTCTGTTGCTAAAACAGTGAGGATTCTTGAGTAGGACAGTGACGCGGTCAGATCTGTTAGCGAGATCCTGGCAGCACTGTGGCAGGTAGATGGAGGCAGGTGGGACAGGGTCCCCagggaacaaaatggaaagcctGACACGACTAAAGCCAGGGCAGTGTCACTAAAGACACTAAAAAAAGGAATGCATGGAACCTGGCAATGGATTAACTGGAGAGGGGACTGTTGAAGATGACACTAGGAATCCAAGCTGAGTGGCTGAGCAGACGGTGGTGCTAGGAGCTGAGAGGGTGCAATAAGAGTTACATGTGGGGGCTGAATGAACTGCAATCAGGAAACATTTCCTGTGTTTTCATGCTGGGCTCTTCAGCCATAGCATCCACTCTCTCTGTTGCAGTGGCTCTGACCAATCTGGAGGATACAGAGAATGCCAAGAGAGCCTATGAAGCAGCAGTCCGCCTTGATAAGTAAGCTGCCCTGCTGAGGATGGTGTTGGGGGGCTAGACTCTGCAAAGCCATGAGGTGGCGCCAGGGCCCCGCTGCTTGCTCTCATGTGCCTTTGTGCACAGCAGGTCTGTGTGTGGAAGGACGTGGCTCCTGAGCACAAGGGGCCGGCAGGACCTGGCGCTGGCTCTGCGAGACCTTGCTGTGGAATGGAGAGCTCTCTGTTGCACTAGTTCTGTTTCTGTATAATGATAAGGATCTATTCTAAATGACCATTTCTTGCGGAGCCCCAGCTCCATAGGGTCCCTGTGTGTCTGTGCAGGTGTAACCCTTTAGTAAACCTGAACTATGCTGTGCTGCTGTATAACCAGGGCGAGAGGAGGGACGCCCTGGCCCAGTATCAGGAGGTGGAGAAGAAAGTCAACCTACTCAAGCATAGTAGCTCTCTGGAATTTGATCCAGAGGTAAGTCTTAAATCCAGGAGCCATTAAGCAAGCTGTCAGGAGACTTTTGAATCAAGCCCAAATAATCCAGATATAATGTATGTTTATGCCTGTTTTGGCTTTGATGTTCCTAGCAGCATGAATTCCTAAATTAAGGACAGCTTGAGAAAAAActtttcctaaaagaaaatagTAAGAGGAAATTCAGGCTTACTGAGTTGTATCTATTATTGGTAATACAACTCCTCTGAGTTGAGATCTGTGTCTCTTTGTAGCTTCCTCCCACTTCTCCCCACATAGAAAAGGCAGGAATTTAGTTCATTAATGCACCAAACTTAAATTGTTGGGTTTTTAGAGCCTTTAAAGAATTTCCATGCCATCCACTCAAGAAGACAGTGTGTTCTTTGCTGTTTAGGAACCATTTCTTTGCAGTCAGTATTTCCTCCCTCAAATGGTAGCAGACACTATGTCAGCTAACCTTGCCTGCCTGCTAAAGGCCTCGGATGAGGCTTGTCTCTGCTTGTCAtacctgtgactttttttttgcttccttccCACATGGACACAAGATGGTGGAGGTAGCCCAGAAGCTGGGAGCTGCTCTACAAGTTGGGGAGGCACTGGTCTGGACCAAACCAGTTAAAGATCCCAAATCAAAGCACCAGACTGCTTCAACCAGTAAAGCCGCCTGTTTCCAGCAGCCTCTGGGCTCTAATCAAGCCCTAGGACAGGCAATGTCTTCAGCAGCCACATGCAGGAAGCTCTCCTCAGGTGGGAAGCTACACACAGCTATGGAGACCCATGGCGACAGCCACATGTGCCTGTAAAGAGATTACAGCTTTGAGTGAGGCTTGCGCTTTTCAGACTCATAACACGTCCAGTGTAGTACTgcctagaaggggaaaaaagcccaAGGGTGTCCAAACCGTCACTTATTTTCTTAAGGCCATTTGTGTAAAAGTTCCCAGCTATTGGCAGACTTAGTTGGATGGTCAAGACACTGGGTGTTCACGATATGCAGGTTTAGAAATACATTATGGTACCTTTGTTATATAGTCTCAGTTTAATTTTCACTGCCTTATCACAAGTCAGCATGGCACAGGTAATGAATGATTTCTTTTATAAGGTCAGTGAAGGCACACCTGACTGACTTTGTCAAGTTATGGTCTTCCTTCACAGCTGCGCAGATAGGCCACAGTCCTACTAATCCCAGAAAATAAGCTTCAAGAAGAAAaattgtaacttcttttttatttcttctggaacCAGGCTACTGAGAATTCATGCTGTTTGTTTTGTTACTAGGTACTGGAGGAACATCCCAGCTCACAAAGCCACCATCCCTTCCTCTGGAGCCAGAGCCCACTGTGGAAGCAGAACCCACGGAAGCATCAGCACAAACCAGAGAAAAGTAGGTGTAGGATGACCCCAGAGCTGGGCTTGCTTTGGCGAGGACCCACCAGATTAGGTAGGTCTCATGACACAGGCAGCACGGAGGCCGGCACGTACGAGAACGTGTTATGATCATCACCAGGAGCCGGAAGCCTTCACAGCCCCTGGCTGCCCCATGAGCTAGAAGAGGACTTATCTCCTGCTGACTGAGCCCTTTGTGGAAGAAAAGTCTGAGACAGACCTCTGCTGTCATGACAAAGTCTTGGCTTGGCTGAGGTGATTCTTGGGCTGTGTGATAGGTATATTGGCCACCAAGGCAAACACAAATCTTGAATTAATAATCCAGTTCTAATAGTAGAAAttcagaagatgaaaaaaaaaaaaagctctttaaaTTGTGGCCTAGTCTATTGAATATCTCAGCTGCACTTGCCCAGAAGAATCCAGAAAAAGTCCCTATAGCTTGTTCTTGAGCGAGGTCAGAGTGCAGAGCCAGATCATGTCAGTATGAAAAGGGAGAAAGGGCTGGTCTGGTATCAGCACCAaggattgggggaaaaaaagagcttCTTAACTGAGGAGGTTTTAGACATTCAGTGATACCACTGACCAGATGCTAGCAATACATTATGTATCATCCCTTTGGGAAAAGTTGTTATTAATGTGTAagggatcacaataaaatgtttcTGGAAGAACCTTGTATCGGCCCAGTCTTGGGGCTTCTGGATTTCTAGTTTCTCTCTCTGTTAAGAAAGGAGCTATTGTGATTTCTAGTATGGTTGTTACTCATATCATCACAGTTAGAAAAATGAGGCTACATACACAAGCACAGATATAGACATGGTTTTAGATGGCTCAGATTAGAGGCAAGAACGAACTAGCACTGGGAAAAGTGCCCTTCTTACTGAATAATGTTAGTACTAAGTAGAAGTCTGGAGTGTATGATTACAATGATTATTTtgttcttaaggaaaaaaaatcaccattgtCTGATAGTTGAATGGTTCACAATGGACCAGTCCTCCCACAGACAACAAATAGTAACCAGtaggtaaatataaaatacttccttggtttaattttttaaaaatacctaactATTCCAAGTAAAAATTATGACATTATATATGAGGCTTAATATATATAACAACtataaagatttttatattttacacgATGTGATACAAAACTAATTCTAAAGTTTGTAAAAAGTTAACGCTGTATATATTACAGTCCTTAGAGCAGCCATTTGAAAGAAGCATAGCTCAAAAGACAgtacagaagggggaaaaaaaacggaacaaagagaaaacaaatagcaaactcAATCCAGTCATATCAATAAAATGTAACTAGACTTAAAAATGTAACTAGGCTAAacagttaaaaagcagagaatgaTAAAAAACCTCATACTATATTAATGTCAGATAAAGTAGAGTTCAAAGTCCAGGGGTGTTACCAGAAATAGGggcatttcataatgataaaaagtCAGTTCAGTAGAAAACAATCATAAACATGTATGTACCTAACGTTACTTTACAATACATTAAGTAAAAATTGACAGAATTAAATCCATATACTTGCATGTTAGCGatttttcttttagcatttgataGACAAAAAGTGTAAAAGAACATATTGGCCAGCTTGACCTAATTAAACACTATAAGCAGGAACTATAGAAAATGCATTCTTTGCAAGTACACACAGTACGTTTAGCAAGACAGACCAAATGCTGGGCCAGAAAATAAGTCTCAAAAGTCAACAGATTGAAATTTACAGAATATGTTCTCAATGCACAGTGTAATTACATTAGAAATTAAAAGGAACATATCTATTACAGAAAACaacatatttggaaattaaacataTGCTTGGAATAACTCAtaaggaagaaatcaaagagaaactagaaaagtttgaataatgaaaaaatttgCAGGGTTCAGCTAGGAACTATGCTTATAAGGAAACTTACAGCTGTAAATGCTTCTATCGTAGCAAACAAAATTGTTGATAAAGGTTTCTACCGTAagctaaaaacaaagcaaaataaacccatttcaggaattattaaagaaaaatctaaaaagcCAAAAGTTTTACAAAAAAATGCATATGGCAGAAAGTTGACAAATCCCTAGCTAAACtgataaaaaagagagaaattaccAATATCAAGAATGGAAGATGGGATagcattataaagaaactacaagacatgaaaaagagaaaggaatgttaCAAGGAATTTTATGACAATAAAACTGGCAACTTGGATGCAACAGACCAAAACTGAAACAAGATGAAATGTAAAGCCTTAAGGCCTCTGTCAAAGAaattgaatctataaatcaaaAGCTACCCTTTAAGCAAACTGCTGGCTCAGATGATTTCACCAGTGGATTCTATTAAATCCAATCTTACAAAAATTGTTAGAAGACAGGATTGAGAACTTCCCATTACgccataaagaaaacaaaaatctacaGATTGAGAATATATTCTAGAAGAATAGATTCACAAAATACATCTGACAAAGGACATAtccagaaactattaaaaaaaaaaaatacaactcagTGATGAAAACTATTGGGTTGGTGAAAAAGTTGGAGTTTTCCTGTAAGATATTATGGCCAACCCAAGAATAACCCAAACAACAACATACACaacccaactgaaaaaaaaaaaaaaataggcaaaaaattTGGATACCTCACAAAGATACATGGCCATCCATATATACTGGCCACATCTGAATGGCCAGTAAGCACGTGAAAACGTGCCCATTGTcttatcatcagggaaatgcaaagtaaaaccaCAAAGAAGTACCACTCGGGACACATCAGATAcacattagaatggctaaaattagacACAACTCCAAATGTCAGCAAGAATAAGAAGCAAACAGAATTGTCATCCATCACTGGGAGTGTAAAATGGTCCATCCactttggagaaaggtctgtACCCGTCCCGTGATATATCTCCAACCCAGCAATTCTACGCCAATGGAGTAGaatttttacttttgatttttacAGTAAATGATTTTGATGATTTTTACCCACGAGAAAGAAAAATGTCCACACAGACTTGATAACATTCATAAAAGTTGCAAGTGGAAACACTATTCACAATACTATGTAGCCACAAAAAGCAACAAACTACATACAACATCATCTCAAAACCATGCTGAATGAGAAGAGCTGCATACTATGGTAATTAAaactgtatggtactggcacaaaaacagaaatctaggtcaatggaataggatagaaagcaaagaaataaacccatgcacttatggccaattaatcaacaaaggaggcaagaatatacaatggagatggCAGTCTCTTCAAATCATGCTGAGAAAACcggacagctacatgtgaaagaatgaaaacattctctaacatggttatacaaaaataaaactcaaaatggactaaagacctatatgtaaGACTGTATATGTAAGAATACTATAAaatttctagaggaaaacataagcagaacactctttgataaaTTGCAGCAAGACCTTTTTGGATctctaaagtaatggaaataaatacaacctaattaaacttaatggcttttgcacagcaaaggaaaccataaaaagacaaagcatgggagaaggtatttgcagaCAATGCAGCCAACAAGGGATTAATGTCCAGAATATACCAACAGCtcgatatttttttaaaaatctaaaaaataggcagaagacctaaatagacatttctccaaagaagatgaacagatggccaaaaggcacatgaaaagattctcaacatcactaattaaagaaaaatgcaaatcaaaactaaaacgaggtatcaactcacaccagtcagaatagtataatgtcaaaaagtctacaaataacaaatgctggtaaggatgtggagaaaagaacccttctacactgttgatgggaatgcaaattggtggaGCCACTATAAAGAATTATGGAGGttccttttcatgctgttcatggggttctcaaagcaagaatactgaagtggtttgccattccctttctccagtggaccacattttgtcagaactctctaccatgacccgtccatcttgggtggccctacatggcatggctcataagtttcattgggttagacaaggctgtggtccatgtgaccagATTGGTTTTcggtgattgtggttttcagtctgtctgccctctgatggaaaaggataagaaggcttatggaagcttcctgatgggagagactgactgaggggaaagtGGGTGTTCtggtgggcggggccatgctcagtaaatttttaatccaattttctgttgatgggtggggctgtgttccctccctgttatttacctggggccaaactatgatggaggtaatgagataatggcgacctccttcaaaaggtcccatgcacagactgctacactcagtgcccccaatccTGCAGCAAGCCACCCCTGACCCACACctccgccagagactcctggacactcatgggcaagtctgggtcagtctctcaTCTCTGGGgtaactgctcctttctcctggatcctggtgcGTAccaggttctgtttgtgcccaccaagagtctgtttccccagtcctatgtaagttctggcggctctgtggtggggttaatggcacgTGCATTTCCCAGGGGCCCAAACACGCCTGACCAAGATGCCCTTGGCAACCTCGTCTGCCCCCTCCAGAGCACGCGGGAGCCAAAAAGCCCCCAGGATGAGTGGAGGGCCCGcccgcctccctccctctgcccgcTTCCCGAAGCAGAGCCGGGGTGCACTTACAGCACCGGCTGCAACGGACTGCGCAGAagcgcggccaagaggagctacccctcgcccAAATTCAGGCGGCGGCCGAGAGAAGCAACCCcgtgcccgaggtcaggggcggtggccgagaggagcaaccccacgtccaaggagtggtggctgcgcgggcgcaggagggctgagaggagctactccacgttcaaggtcaggagggcagCCGTGAGGAGAAACCctacatccaaggtcaggagtggtggccgagaggagcaaccccacgtccagggtaaggagcagcggctgcactttgctggagcagccgtgaagcgATATCCCACGTCcatggtaagagaaacccaagtaagacggtgggtgttgcgagagggcatcagagggcagacacacggaaaccataatcacagaagaCTAGCCAATCTGACCACacgggccacagccttgtctaactcagtgaaactaagccatgccctgtgggcccacccaagatgggtgggtcatggtggagaggtctgacagaatgtggtccactggagaagggaatggccaaaccactgcagtattcttgccccatgaacagtatgaaaaggcaaaatgataggatactgaaagaggaactccccaggttggtaggtgcccaacatgttatggagatcagtggagaaataactccagaaagaatgaagggatggagctaaagcaaaaacaatacccaattgtggatgtgactggtgatagaagcaaggtccgatgctgtaaagagcaatattgcataggaacctggaatgtcaggtccatgaatcaaggcaaattggaagtgatcaaacaggagatggcaagagtgaacatcgacattctaggaatcagcgaactaaaatggactggaataggtgaatttaactcagatgaccattatatctactactgtgggcaggaatcccttagaagaaatggagtagccatcatagtcaacaaaagagtctgaaatgcagtacttggatgcaatctcaaaaacaacagaaagatctctctttgtttccaaggcaaaccattcaatatcatggtaatccaagcctatgccccaaccagtaacgctgaagaagctgaagttgaacggttctatgaagaccgacaagaccttttagaactaacacccaaaaaagtccttttcattataggggactagaatgcaaaagtagaagtcaagaaacacctggagtaacaggcaaatttggccttggaatacggaatgaagcagggcaaaggctaataagagttttgccaagagaacacactggtcatagcaaacaccctcttccaacaacacaagagaagactctacacatggacatcaccagatggtcaacactgaaatcagattgattatattctttgcagccaaagatggagaaactctgtacagtcagcaaaaacaagactgggagctcactgtggctcagatcatgagctccttattgccaaattcagactgaaattgaagaaagtggagaaaaccactagatcattcaggtatgacctaaatcaaatcccttatgattatacagtggaagtgagaaatggatttaagggactagatctgatagataaagtgcctgatgaactaaggatggaggttcgtgacattgtacaggagacagggatcaagaccatccccatggaaaagaaatgcaaaaaagcaaaatggctgtctgggaggccttataaatagctgtgaaaagaagcgaaaagcaaaggagaaaaggaaagatataagcatctgaatgcagagttccaaagaatagcaaggagagataagaaagccttcctcag is a genomic window containing:
- the BBS4 gene encoding Bardet-Biedl syndrome 4 protein isoform X1 — encoded protein: MAEEKPSARTQLPVSAESQKPGLKKAPEFPILEKQNWLIHLYYIQKDYEACKALIKEQLQETHGLCEYAIYVQALIFRLEGNIQESLRLFQMCAFLSPQCADNLKQVARSLFLLGKHKAAIEVYNEAAKLNQKDWEICHNLGVCYIYLKQFDKAQDQLHNALHLNRHDLTYIMLGKIFLLKGDLDKAIEIYKKAVEFSPENTELLTALGLLYLQLGIYQKAFEHLGNTLTYDPTNYKAILAAGSMMQTHGDFDVALTKYKVVACAVIESPPLWNNIGMCFFGKKKYVAAISCLKRANYLAPLDWKILYNLGLVHLTMQQYASAFHFLSAAIHFQPKMGELYMLLAVALTNLEDTENAKRAYEAAVRLDKCNPLVNLNYAVLLYNQGERRDALAQYQEVEKKVNLLKHSSSLEFDPEMVEVAQKLGAALQVGEALVWTKPVKDPKSKHQTASTSKAACFQQPLGSNQALGQAMSSAATCRKLSSGTGGTSQLTKPPSLPLEPEPTVEAEPTEASAQTREK
- the BBS4 gene encoding Bardet-Biedl syndrome 4 protein isoform X5 — its product is MCAFLSPQCADNLKQVARSLFLLGKHKAAIEVYNEAAKLNQKDWEICHNLGVCYIYLKQFDKAQDQLHNALHLNRHDLTYIMLGKIFLLKGDLDKAIEIYKKAVEFSPENTELLTALGLLYLQLGIYQKAFEHLGNTLTYDPTNYKAILAAGSMMQTHGDFDVALTKYKVVACAVIESPPLWNNIGMCFFGKKKYVAAISCLKRANYLAPLDWKILYNLGLVHLTMQQYASAFHFLSAAIHFQPKMGELYMLLAVALTNLEDTENAKRAYEAAVRLDKCNPLVNLNYAVLLYNQGERRDALAQYQEVEKKVNLLKHSSSLEFDPEMVEVAQKLGAALQVGEALVWTKPVKDPKSKHQTASTSKAACFQQPLGSNQALGQAMSSAATCRKLSSGTGGTSQLTKPPSLPLEPEPTVEAEPTEASAQTREK
- the BBS4 gene encoding Bardet-Biedl syndrome 4 protein isoform X4, with amino-acid sequence MAEEKPSARTQLPVSAESQKPGLKKAPEFPILEKQNWLIHLYYIQKDYEACKALIKEQLQETHGLCEYAIYVQALIFRLEGNIQESLRLFQMCAFLSPQCADNLKQVARSLFLLGKHKAAIEVYNEAAKLNQKDWLGIYQKAFEHLGNTLTYDPTNYKAILAAGSMMQTHGDFDVALTKYKVVACAVIESPPLWNNIGMCFFGKKKYVAAISCLKRANYLAPLDWKILYNLGLVHLTMQQYASAFHFLSAAIHFQPKMGELYMLLAVALTNLEDTENAKRAYEAAVRLDKCNPLVNLNYAVLLYNQGERRDALAQYQEVEKKVNLLKHSSSLEFDPEMVEVAQKLGAALQVGEALVWTKPVKDPKSKHQTASTSKAACFQQPLGSNQALGQAMSSAATCRKLSSGTGGTSQLTKPPSLPLEPEPTVEAEPTEASAQTREK
- the BBS4 gene encoding Bardet-Biedl syndrome 4 protein isoform X3 → MAEEKPSARTQLPVSAESQKPGLKKAPEFPILEKQNWLIHLYYIQKDYEACKALIKEQLQETHGLCEYAIYVQALIFRLEGNIQESLRLFQMCAFLSPQCADNLKQVARSLFLLGKHKAAIEVYNEAAKLNQKDWEICHNLGVCYIYLKQFDKLGIYQKAFEHLGNTLTYDPTNYKAILAAGSMMQTHGDFDVALTKYKVVACAVIESPPLWNNIGMCFFGKKKYVAAISCLKRANYLAPLDWKILYNLGLVHLTMQQYASAFHFLSAAIHFQPKMGELYMLLAVALTNLEDTENAKRAYEAAVRLDKCNPLVNLNYAVLLYNQGERRDALAQYQEVEKKVNLLKHSSSLEFDPEMVEVAQKLGAALQVGEALVWTKPVKDPKSKHQTASTSKAACFQQPLGSNQALGQAMSSAATCRKLSSGTGGTSQLTKPPSLPLEPEPTVEAEPTEASAQTREK
- the BBS4 gene encoding Bardet-Biedl syndrome 4 protein isoform X2 is translated as MIWSTRNSAYTFTAPEFPILEKQNWLIHLYYIQKDYEACKALIKEQLQETHGLCEYAIYVQALIFRLEGNIQESLRLFQMCAFLSPQCADNLKQVARSLFLLGKHKAAIEVYNEAAKLNQKDWEICHNLGVCYIYLKQFDKAQDQLHNALHLNRHDLTYIMLGKIFLLKGDLDKAIEIYKKAVEFSPENTELLTALGLLYLQLGIYQKAFEHLGNTLTYDPTNYKAILAAGSMMQTHGDFDVALTKYKVVACAVIESPPLWNNIGMCFFGKKKYVAAISCLKRANYLAPLDWKILYNLGLVHLTMQQYASAFHFLSAAIHFQPKMGELYMLLAVALTNLEDTENAKRAYEAAVRLDKCNPLVNLNYAVLLYNQGERRDALAQYQEVEKKVNLLKHSSSLEFDPEMVEVAQKLGAALQVGEALVWTKPVKDPKSKHQTASTSKAACFQQPLGSNQALGQAMSSAATCRKLSSGTGGTSQLTKPPSLPLEPEPTVEAEPTEASAQTREK